One stretch of Kogia breviceps isolate mKogBre1 chromosome 18, mKogBre1 haplotype 1, whole genome shotgun sequence DNA includes these proteins:
- the CNOT3 gene encoding CCR4-NOT transcription complex subunit 3 isoform X1, translating into MADKRKLQGEIDRCLKKVSEGVEQFEDIWQKLHNAANANQKEKYEADLKKEIKKLQRLRDQIKTWVASNEIKDKRQLIDNRKLIETQMERFKVVERETKTKAYSKEGLGLAQKVDPAQKEKEEVGQWLTNTIDTLNMQVDQFESEVESLSVQTRKKKGDKDQKQDRIEGLKRHIEKHRYHVRMLETILRMLDNDSILVDAIRKIKDDVEYYVDSSQDPDFEENEFLYDDLDLEDIPQALVATSPPSHSHMEDEIFNQSSSTPTSTTSSSPIPPSPANCTTENSEDDKKRGRSTDSEISQSPAKNGSKPVHSSQHPQSPAVPPSYPSGPLPAASALSTAPGNNGAPAPAAPPSALGAKASPAPSHNSGTPAPYAQAVAPPAPSGPSPAQPRPPSVQPGGGGGGGGKQNGATSYSSVVADSPAEVALSSGGGSSANSQALGPPSGPHNPPPSTSKEPNATAPTGAGGVAPGSGNNSGGASLLVPLPVNPPSSPTPSFSEAKAASALLNGPPQFSAAPEIKAPEPLSSLKSMAERAAISSGIEDPVPTLHLTERDILLSSTSAPPASAQPALQLSEVNIPLSLGVCPLGPVPLTKEQLYQQAMEEAAWHHMPHPSDSERIRQYLPRNPCPTPPYHHQMPPPHSDTVEFYQRLSTETLFFIFYYLEGTKAQYLAAKALKKQSWRFHTKYMMWFQRHEEPKTITDEFEQIPDHLVHSLTAFSPGQGTYIYFDYEKWGQRKKEGFTFEYRYLEDRDLQ; encoded by the exons ATGGCGGACAAGCGCAAACTCCAAG GTGAGATTGATCGCTGCCTCAAGAAGGTGTCCGAGGGCGTGGAGCAGTTTGAAGATATTTGGCAGAAG CTCCACAATGCAGCCAACGCGAACCAGAAAGAGAAGTATGAGGCTGATCTAAAGAAGGAGATTAAGAAGCTTCAA CGGCTGAGGGACCAGATCAAGACTTGGGTAGCATCCAATGAGATCAAGGACAAGAGGCAGCTTATAGACAACCGCAAGCTCATTGAGACG CAAATGGAGCGGTTCAAAGTTGTGGAGCGAGAGACCAAGACCAAAGCCTACAGCAAGGAGGGCCTGGGCCTGGCACAGAAGGTGGACCCTgcccagaaggaaaaggaggaggttGGCCAGTGGCTCACG aatACCATCGACACCCTAAACATGCAGGTGGACCAGTTTGAGAGTGAAGTGGAATCACTGTCGGTGCAAACACGCAAGAAGAAGGGCGACAAGGAT CAGAAGCAGGACCGGATCGAGGGCCTGAAGCGGCATATCGAGAAGCACCGCTACCACGTGCGCATGCTGGAGACCATCCTGCGCATGCTGGACAACGACTCCATCCTCGTGGACGCCATCCGCAAGATCAAGGACGACGTCGAGTACTACGTGGACTCGTCCCAGGACCCCGACTTCGAGGAGAACGAGTTCCTCTACGACGACCTGGACCTCGAGGACATTC CACAGGCGCTGGTCGCCACCTCCCCGCCCAGCCACAGTCACATGGAGGATGAGATCTTCAACCAGTCGAGCAGCACGCCCACCTCGACCACCTCCAGCTCGCCCATCCCGCCCAGCCCGGCCAACTGCACCACG GAAAACTCTGAAGATGACAAGAAGAGGGGACGCTCGACGGATAGTGAAATCAGCCAG TCTCCGGCCAAAAACGGCTCCAAGCCTGTCCACAGCAGCCAGCACCCTCAGTCCCCAGCTGTGCCGCCAAGCTACCCCTCCGGCCCCCTGCCCGCCGCCTCTGCCCTGAGCACCGCCCCTGGCAACAACGGGGCCCCTGCCCCGGCAGCACCCCCAAGCGCCCTGGGCGCCAAGGCCAGCCCAGCTCCCAGCCACAACTCGGGCACGCCCGCCCCCTACGCCCAGGCTGTGGCCCCGCCAGCTCCCAGTGGGCCCAGCCCCGCGCAGCCCCGGCCCCCCAGCGTGCAGCCCGGCGGCGGCGGTGGAGGCGGAGGCAAGCAGAACGGCGCCACCA GTTACAGCTCAGTAGTGGCAGACAGCCCGGCAGAGGTGGCTCTCAGCAGCGGCGGGGGCAGCAGTGCCAacagccaggccctgggccccCCGTCTGGCCCCCACAACCCACCTCCCAGCACCTC GAAGGAACCCAATGCGACGGCCCCAACGGGGGCTGGGGGCGTGGCCCCAGGCTCAGGGAACAACTCGGGGGGAGCCAGTCTCCTGGTGCCACTACCTGTGAACCCTCCCAGCTCCCCGACACCCAGCTTCAGCGAGGCCAAGGCGGCCAGCGCCCTGCTCAATGGACCTCCACAGTTCAGCGCTGCCCCGGAGATCAAG gcccctgagCCTCTGAGCTCTTTGAAGTCCATGGCGGAGCGGGCAGCCATCAGCTCCGGCATCGAGGACCCCGTCCCCACGCTGCACCTGACTGAGCGAG ACATCCTCCTGAGCAGCACGTCAGCTCCCCCGGCCTCGGCCCAGCCGGCCCTGCAGCTGTCGGAGGTGAACATACCGCTGTCGCTGGGTGTGTGTCCCCTGGGGCCCGTGCCCCTCACCAAGGAGCAGCTCTACCAGCAGGCCATGGAAGAGGCCGCCTGGCACCACATGCCCCACCCCTCGGACTCTGAGCGTATCCG GCAGTACCTCCCCCGGAACCCCTGCCCGACGCCCCCCTACCACCACCAGATGCCGCCCCCGCACTCGGACACCGTGGAGTTCTACCAGCGGCTGTCGACCGAGACGCTCTTCTTCATCTTCTACTATCTGGAG gGCACTAAGGCACAGTACCTGGCAGCCAAGGCCCTGAAGAAGCAGTCGTGGCGATTCCACACCAAGTACATGATGTGGTTCCAGAGGCACGAGGAGCCCAAGACCATCACTGACGAGTTCGAGCAG ATCCCCGACCACCTCGTCCACTCACTGACCGCCTTCTCCCCCGGCCAGGGCACCTACATCTACTTTGACTACGAGAAGTGGGGCCAGCGGAAGAAGGAAGGCTTCACCTTTGAGTACCGCTACCTGGAGGACCGGGACCTCCAGTGA
- the CNOT3 gene encoding CCR4-NOT transcription complex subunit 3 isoform X4, producing MADKRKLQGEIDRCLKKVSEGVEQFEDIWQKLHNAANANQKEKYEADLKKEIKKLQRLRDQIKTWVASNEIKDKRQLIDNRKLIETQMERFKVVERETKTKAYSKEGLGLAQKVDPAQKEKEEVGQWLTNTIDTLNMQVDQFESEVESLSVQTRKKKGDKDKQDRIEGLKRHIEKHRYHVRMLETILRMLDNDSILVDAIRKIKDDVEYYVDSSQDPDFEENEFLYDDLDLEDIPQALVATSPPSHSHMEDEIFNQSSSTPTSTTSSSPIPPSPANCTTENSEDDKKRGRSTDSEISQSPAKNGSKPVHSSQHPQSPAVPPSYPSGPLPAASALSTAPGNNGAPAPAAPPSALGAKASPAPSHNSGTPAPYAQAVAPPAPSGPSPAQPRPPSVQPGGGGGGGGKQNGATSYSSVVADSPAEVALSSGGGSSANSQALGPPSGPHNPPPSTSKEPNATAPTGAGGVAPGSGNNSGGASLLVPLPVNPPSSPTPSFSEAKAASALLNGPPQFSAAPEIKAPEPLSSLKSMAERAAISSGIEDPVPTLHLTERDILLSSTSAPPASAQPALQLSEVNIPLSLGVCPLGPVPLTKEQLYQQAMEEAAWHHMPHPSDSERIRQYLPRNPCPTPPYHHQMPPPHSDTVEFYQRLSTETLFFIFYYLEGTKAQYLAAKALKKQSWRFHTKYMMWFQRHEEPKTITDEFEQGTYIYFDYEKWGQRKKEGFTFEYRYLEDRDLQ from the exons ATGGCGGACAAGCGCAAACTCCAAG GTGAGATTGATCGCTGCCTCAAGAAGGTGTCCGAGGGCGTGGAGCAGTTTGAAGATATTTGGCAGAAG CTCCACAATGCAGCCAACGCGAACCAGAAAGAGAAGTATGAGGCTGATCTAAAGAAGGAGATTAAGAAGCTTCAA CGGCTGAGGGACCAGATCAAGACTTGGGTAGCATCCAATGAGATCAAGGACAAGAGGCAGCTTATAGACAACCGCAAGCTCATTGAGACG CAAATGGAGCGGTTCAAAGTTGTGGAGCGAGAGACCAAGACCAAAGCCTACAGCAAGGAGGGCCTGGGCCTGGCACAGAAGGTGGACCCTgcccagaaggaaaaggaggaggttGGCCAGTGGCTCACG aatACCATCGACACCCTAAACATGCAGGTGGACCAGTTTGAGAGTGAAGTGGAATCACTGTCGGTGCAAACACGCAAGAAGAAGGGCGACAAGGAT AAGCAGGACCGGATCGAGGGCCTGAAGCGGCATATCGAGAAGCACCGCTACCACGTGCGCATGCTGGAGACCATCCTGCGCATGCTGGACAACGACTCCATCCTCGTGGACGCCATCCGCAAGATCAAGGACGACGTCGAGTACTACGTGGACTCGTCCCAGGACCCCGACTTCGAGGAGAACGAGTTCCTCTACGACGACCTGGACCTCGAGGACATTC CACAGGCGCTGGTCGCCACCTCCCCGCCCAGCCACAGTCACATGGAGGATGAGATCTTCAACCAGTCGAGCAGCACGCCCACCTCGACCACCTCCAGCTCGCCCATCCCGCCCAGCCCGGCCAACTGCACCACG GAAAACTCTGAAGATGACAAGAAGAGGGGACGCTCGACGGATAGTGAAATCAGCCAG TCTCCGGCCAAAAACGGCTCCAAGCCTGTCCACAGCAGCCAGCACCCTCAGTCCCCAGCTGTGCCGCCAAGCTACCCCTCCGGCCCCCTGCCCGCCGCCTCTGCCCTGAGCACCGCCCCTGGCAACAACGGGGCCCCTGCCCCGGCAGCACCCCCAAGCGCCCTGGGCGCCAAGGCCAGCCCAGCTCCCAGCCACAACTCGGGCACGCCCGCCCCCTACGCCCAGGCTGTGGCCCCGCCAGCTCCCAGTGGGCCCAGCCCCGCGCAGCCCCGGCCCCCCAGCGTGCAGCCCGGCGGCGGCGGTGGAGGCGGAGGCAAGCAGAACGGCGCCACCA GTTACAGCTCAGTAGTGGCAGACAGCCCGGCAGAGGTGGCTCTCAGCAGCGGCGGGGGCAGCAGTGCCAacagccaggccctgggccccCCGTCTGGCCCCCACAACCCACCTCCCAGCACCTC GAAGGAACCCAATGCGACGGCCCCAACGGGGGCTGGGGGCGTGGCCCCAGGCTCAGGGAACAACTCGGGGGGAGCCAGTCTCCTGGTGCCACTACCTGTGAACCCTCCCAGCTCCCCGACACCCAGCTTCAGCGAGGCCAAGGCGGCCAGCGCCCTGCTCAATGGACCTCCACAGTTCAGCGCTGCCCCGGAGATCAAG gcccctgagCCTCTGAGCTCTTTGAAGTCCATGGCGGAGCGGGCAGCCATCAGCTCCGGCATCGAGGACCCCGTCCCCACGCTGCACCTGACTGAGCGAG ACATCCTCCTGAGCAGCACGTCAGCTCCCCCGGCCTCGGCCCAGCCGGCCCTGCAGCTGTCGGAGGTGAACATACCGCTGTCGCTGGGTGTGTGTCCCCTGGGGCCCGTGCCCCTCACCAAGGAGCAGCTCTACCAGCAGGCCATGGAAGAGGCCGCCTGGCACCACATGCCCCACCCCTCGGACTCTGAGCGTATCCG GCAGTACCTCCCCCGGAACCCCTGCCCGACGCCCCCCTACCACCACCAGATGCCGCCCCCGCACTCGGACACCGTGGAGTTCTACCAGCGGCTGTCGACCGAGACGCTCTTCTTCATCTTCTACTATCTGGAG gGCACTAAGGCACAGTACCTGGCAGCCAAGGCCCTGAAGAAGCAGTCGTGGCGATTCCACACCAAGTACATGATGTGGTTCCAGAGGCACGAGGAGCCCAAGACCATCACTGACGAGTTCGAGCAG GGCACCTACATCTACTTTGACTACGAGAAGTGGGGCCAGCGGAAGAAGGAAGGCTTCACCTTTGAGTACCGCTACCTGGAGGACCGGGACCTCCAGTGA
- the CNOT3 gene encoding CCR4-NOT transcription complex subunit 3 isoform X3: MADKRKLQGEIDRCLKKVSEGVEQFEDIWQKLHNAANANQKEKYEADLKKEIKKLQRLRDQIKTWVASNEIKDKRQLIDNRKLIETQMERFKVVERETKTKAYSKEGLGLAQKVDPAQKEKEEVGQWLTNTIDTLNMQVDQFESEVESLSVQTRKKKGDKDQKQDRIEGLKRHIEKHRYHVRMLETILRMLDNDSILVDAIRKIKDDVEYYVDSSQDPDFEENEFLYDDLDLEDIPQALVATSPPSHSHMEDEIFNQSSSTPTSTTSSSPIPPSPANCTTENSEDDKKRGRSTDSEISQSPAKNGSKPVHSSQHPQSPAVPPSYPSGPLPAASALSTAPGNNGAPAPAAPPSALGAKASPAPSHNSGTPAPYAQAVAPPAPSGPSPAQPRPPSVQPGGGGGGGGKQNGATSYSSVVADSPAEVALSSGGGSSANSQALGPPSGPHNPPPSTSKEPNATAPTGAGGVAPGSGNNSGGASLLVPLPVNPPSSPTPSFSEAKAASALLNGPPQFSAAPEIKAPEPLSSLKSMAERAAISSGIEDPVPTLHLTERDILLSSTSAPPASAQPALQLSEVNIPLSLGVCPLGPVPLTKEQLYQQAMEEAAWHHMPHPSDSERIRQYLPRNPCPTPPYHHQMPPPHSDTVEFYQRLSTETLFFIFYYLEGTKAQYLAAKALKKQSWRFHTKYMMWFQRHEEPKTITDEFEQGTYIYFDYEKWGQRKKEGFTFEYRYLEDRDLQ; encoded by the exons ATGGCGGACAAGCGCAAACTCCAAG GTGAGATTGATCGCTGCCTCAAGAAGGTGTCCGAGGGCGTGGAGCAGTTTGAAGATATTTGGCAGAAG CTCCACAATGCAGCCAACGCGAACCAGAAAGAGAAGTATGAGGCTGATCTAAAGAAGGAGATTAAGAAGCTTCAA CGGCTGAGGGACCAGATCAAGACTTGGGTAGCATCCAATGAGATCAAGGACAAGAGGCAGCTTATAGACAACCGCAAGCTCATTGAGACG CAAATGGAGCGGTTCAAAGTTGTGGAGCGAGAGACCAAGACCAAAGCCTACAGCAAGGAGGGCCTGGGCCTGGCACAGAAGGTGGACCCTgcccagaaggaaaaggaggaggttGGCCAGTGGCTCACG aatACCATCGACACCCTAAACATGCAGGTGGACCAGTTTGAGAGTGAAGTGGAATCACTGTCGGTGCAAACACGCAAGAAGAAGGGCGACAAGGAT CAGAAGCAGGACCGGATCGAGGGCCTGAAGCGGCATATCGAGAAGCACCGCTACCACGTGCGCATGCTGGAGACCATCCTGCGCATGCTGGACAACGACTCCATCCTCGTGGACGCCATCCGCAAGATCAAGGACGACGTCGAGTACTACGTGGACTCGTCCCAGGACCCCGACTTCGAGGAGAACGAGTTCCTCTACGACGACCTGGACCTCGAGGACATTC CACAGGCGCTGGTCGCCACCTCCCCGCCCAGCCACAGTCACATGGAGGATGAGATCTTCAACCAGTCGAGCAGCACGCCCACCTCGACCACCTCCAGCTCGCCCATCCCGCCCAGCCCGGCCAACTGCACCACG GAAAACTCTGAAGATGACAAGAAGAGGGGACGCTCGACGGATAGTGAAATCAGCCAG TCTCCGGCCAAAAACGGCTCCAAGCCTGTCCACAGCAGCCAGCACCCTCAGTCCCCAGCTGTGCCGCCAAGCTACCCCTCCGGCCCCCTGCCCGCCGCCTCTGCCCTGAGCACCGCCCCTGGCAACAACGGGGCCCCTGCCCCGGCAGCACCCCCAAGCGCCCTGGGCGCCAAGGCCAGCCCAGCTCCCAGCCACAACTCGGGCACGCCCGCCCCCTACGCCCAGGCTGTGGCCCCGCCAGCTCCCAGTGGGCCCAGCCCCGCGCAGCCCCGGCCCCCCAGCGTGCAGCCCGGCGGCGGCGGTGGAGGCGGAGGCAAGCAGAACGGCGCCACCA GTTACAGCTCAGTAGTGGCAGACAGCCCGGCAGAGGTGGCTCTCAGCAGCGGCGGGGGCAGCAGTGCCAacagccaggccctgggccccCCGTCTGGCCCCCACAACCCACCTCCCAGCACCTC GAAGGAACCCAATGCGACGGCCCCAACGGGGGCTGGGGGCGTGGCCCCAGGCTCAGGGAACAACTCGGGGGGAGCCAGTCTCCTGGTGCCACTACCTGTGAACCCTCCCAGCTCCCCGACACCCAGCTTCAGCGAGGCCAAGGCGGCCAGCGCCCTGCTCAATGGACCTCCACAGTTCAGCGCTGCCCCGGAGATCAAG gcccctgagCCTCTGAGCTCTTTGAAGTCCATGGCGGAGCGGGCAGCCATCAGCTCCGGCATCGAGGACCCCGTCCCCACGCTGCACCTGACTGAGCGAG ACATCCTCCTGAGCAGCACGTCAGCTCCCCCGGCCTCGGCCCAGCCGGCCCTGCAGCTGTCGGAGGTGAACATACCGCTGTCGCTGGGTGTGTGTCCCCTGGGGCCCGTGCCCCTCACCAAGGAGCAGCTCTACCAGCAGGCCATGGAAGAGGCCGCCTGGCACCACATGCCCCACCCCTCGGACTCTGAGCGTATCCG GCAGTACCTCCCCCGGAACCCCTGCCCGACGCCCCCCTACCACCACCAGATGCCGCCCCCGCACTCGGACACCGTGGAGTTCTACCAGCGGCTGTCGACCGAGACGCTCTTCTTCATCTTCTACTATCTGGAG gGCACTAAGGCACAGTACCTGGCAGCCAAGGCCCTGAAGAAGCAGTCGTGGCGATTCCACACCAAGTACATGATGTGGTTCCAGAGGCACGAGGAGCCCAAGACCATCACTGACGAGTTCGAGCAG GGCACCTACATCTACTTTGACTACGAGAAGTGGGGCCAGCGGAAGAAGGAAGGCTTCACCTTTGAGTACCGCTACCTGGAGGACCGGGACCTCCAGTGA
- the CNOT3 gene encoding CCR4-NOT transcription complex subunit 3 isoform X2: MADKRKLQGEIDRCLKKVSEGVEQFEDIWQKLHNAANANQKEKYEADLKKEIKKLQRLRDQIKTWVASNEIKDKRQLIDNRKLIETQMERFKVVERETKTKAYSKEGLGLAQKVDPAQKEKEEVGQWLTNTIDTLNMQVDQFESEVESLSVQTRKKKGDKDKQDRIEGLKRHIEKHRYHVRMLETILRMLDNDSILVDAIRKIKDDVEYYVDSSQDPDFEENEFLYDDLDLEDIPQALVATSPPSHSHMEDEIFNQSSSTPTSTTSSSPIPPSPANCTTENSEDDKKRGRSTDSEISQSPAKNGSKPVHSSQHPQSPAVPPSYPSGPLPAASALSTAPGNNGAPAPAAPPSALGAKASPAPSHNSGTPAPYAQAVAPPAPSGPSPAQPRPPSVQPGGGGGGGGKQNGATSYSSVVADSPAEVALSSGGGSSANSQALGPPSGPHNPPPSTSKEPNATAPTGAGGVAPGSGNNSGGASLLVPLPVNPPSSPTPSFSEAKAASALLNGPPQFSAAPEIKAPEPLSSLKSMAERAAISSGIEDPVPTLHLTERDILLSSTSAPPASAQPALQLSEVNIPLSLGVCPLGPVPLTKEQLYQQAMEEAAWHHMPHPSDSERIRQYLPRNPCPTPPYHHQMPPPHSDTVEFYQRLSTETLFFIFYYLEGTKAQYLAAKALKKQSWRFHTKYMMWFQRHEEPKTITDEFEQIPDHLVHSLTAFSPGQGTYIYFDYEKWGQRKKEGFTFEYRYLEDRDLQ; encoded by the exons ATGGCGGACAAGCGCAAACTCCAAG GTGAGATTGATCGCTGCCTCAAGAAGGTGTCCGAGGGCGTGGAGCAGTTTGAAGATATTTGGCAGAAG CTCCACAATGCAGCCAACGCGAACCAGAAAGAGAAGTATGAGGCTGATCTAAAGAAGGAGATTAAGAAGCTTCAA CGGCTGAGGGACCAGATCAAGACTTGGGTAGCATCCAATGAGATCAAGGACAAGAGGCAGCTTATAGACAACCGCAAGCTCATTGAGACG CAAATGGAGCGGTTCAAAGTTGTGGAGCGAGAGACCAAGACCAAAGCCTACAGCAAGGAGGGCCTGGGCCTGGCACAGAAGGTGGACCCTgcccagaaggaaaaggaggaggttGGCCAGTGGCTCACG aatACCATCGACACCCTAAACATGCAGGTGGACCAGTTTGAGAGTGAAGTGGAATCACTGTCGGTGCAAACACGCAAGAAGAAGGGCGACAAGGAT AAGCAGGACCGGATCGAGGGCCTGAAGCGGCATATCGAGAAGCACCGCTACCACGTGCGCATGCTGGAGACCATCCTGCGCATGCTGGACAACGACTCCATCCTCGTGGACGCCATCCGCAAGATCAAGGACGACGTCGAGTACTACGTGGACTCGTCCCAGGACCCCGACTTCGAGGAGAACGAGTTCCTCTACGACGACCTGGACCTCGAGGACATTC CACAGGCGCTGGTCGCCACCTCCCCGCCCAGCCACAGTCACATGGAGGATGAGATCTTCAACCAGTCGAGCAGCACGCCCACCTCGACCACCTCCAGCTCGCCCATCCCGCCCAGCCCGGCCAACTGCACCACG GAAAACTCTGAAGATGACAAGAAGAGGGGACGCTCGACGGATAGTGAAATCAGCCAG TCTCCGGCCAAAAACGGCTCCAAGCCTGTCCACAGCAGCCAGCACCCTCAGTCCCCAGCTGTGCCGCCAAGCTACCCCTCCGGCCCCCTGCCCGCCGCCTCTGCCCTGAGCACCGCCCCTGGCAACAACGGGGCCCCTGCCCCGGCAGCACCCCCAAGCGCCCTGGGCGCCAAGGCCAGCCCAGCTCCCAGCCACAACTCGGGCACGCCCGCCCCCTACGCCCAGGCTGTGGCCCCGCCAGCTCCCAGTGGGCCCAGCCCCGCGCAGCCCCGGCCCCCCAGCGTGCAGCCCGGCGGCGGCGGTGGAGGCGGAGGCAAGCAGAACGGCGCCACCA GTTACAGCTCAGTAGTGGCAGACAGCCCGGCAGAGGTGGCTCTCAGCAGCGGCGGGGGCAGCAGTGCCAacagccaggccctgggccccCCGTCTGGCCCCCACAACCCACCTCCCAGCACCTC GAAGGAACCCAATGCGACGGCCCCAACGGGGGCTGGGGGCGTGGCCCCAGGCTCAGGGAACAACTCGGGGGGAGCCAGTCTCCTGGTGCCACTACCTGTGAACCCTCCCAGCTCCCCGACACCCAGCTTCAGCGAGGCCAAGGCGGCCAGCGCCCTGCTCAATGGACCTCCACAGTTCAGCGCTGCCCCGGAGATCAAG gcccctgagCCTCTGAGCTCTTTGAAGTCCATGGCGGAGCGGGCAGCCATCAGCTCCGGCATCGAGGACCCCGTCCCCACGCTGCACCTGACTGAGCGAG ACATCCTCCTGAGCAGCACGTCAGCTCCCCCGGCCTCGGCCCAGCCGGCCCTGCAGCTGTCGGAGGTGAACATACCGCTGTCGCTGGGTGTGTGTCCCCTGGGGCCCGTGCCCCTCACCAAGGAGCAGCTCTACCAGCAGGCCATGGAAGAGGCCGCCTGGCACCACATGCCCCACCCCTCGGACTCTGAGCGTATCCG GCAGTACCTCCCCCGGAACCCCTGCCCGACGCCCCCCTACCACCACCAGATGCCGCCCCCGCACTCGGACACCGTGGAGTTCTACCAGCGGCTGTCGACCGAGACGCTCTTCTTCATCTTCTACTATCTGGAG gGCACTAAGGCACAGTACCTGGCAGCCAAGGCCCTGAAGAAGCAGTCGTGGCGATTCCACACCAAGTACATGATGTGGTTCCAGAGGCACGAGGAGCCCAAGACCATCACTGACGAGTTCGAGCAG ATCCCCGACCACCTCGTCCACTCACTGACCGCCTTCTCCCCCGGCCAGGGCACCTACATCTACTTTGACTACGAGAAGTGGGGCCAGCGGAAGAAGGAAGGCTTCACCTTTGAGTACCGCTACCTGGAGGACCGGGACCTCCAGTGA